The following proteins are co-located in the Cytophagia bacterium CHB2 genome:
- a CDS encoding glutamine synthetase yields the protein MTLDQVKTKLDEHGINKIKLGGFDIDGVLRGKYISLEKFFSSVEKGFGFCDVIFGWDAADVLYDNVKYTGWHTGYPDTLAKIDLSTFRVIPWEPGVAHFICDFYDHNRKPLAISPRQVLQQVVAHCRSLGYEPMFSVEYEFFFFQETPHSLHEKQFHNLIPLSPGMFGYSHLRSSMHAELTHHIIDGLQAFDIELEGFHTETGPGVYEAAIRYDSAVRAADKAALFKTAIKEIAHRHDLVATFMAKPNQALPGCSGHTHQSLWAHDHKKNLFYDETDASAMSPLMKQYLAGQLALMPELCAFVAPTVNSYKRMVPNTWAPTSASWGRENRTTSIRVIAGDPKTTRIEFRLAGADMNPYLGMATSLASGLYGIANKLELPEAWQQNAYTAPEGTFAALPRSLEEATARLRQSKIAPQILGAEFVEHFILTRDWEVRQYQQAVTDWELKRYFEII from the coding sequence ATGACGCTCGACCAAGTCAAGACGAAGCTGGACGAGCACGGCATCAATAAAATCAAACTCGGCGGCTTTGATATTGATGGCGTGTTGCGCGGCAAATATATCTCGCTTGAAAAATTTTTTTCCTCGGTCGAAAAGGGCTTCGGTTTTTGTGATGTGATTTTCGGCTGGGATGCCGCTGATGTTTTGTATGATAACGTGAAGTACACCGGTTGGCATACCGGTTATCCTGACACGCTCGCCAAAATTGATCTCTCCACGTTCCGCGTCATTCCCTGGGAACCCGGGGTGGCGCATTTCATCTGCGATTTCTACGATCATAACCGGAAGCCGCTGGCGATATCGCCGCGCCAGGTTTTGCAGCAAGTCGTTGCGCACTGCCGCAGTTTGGGCTACGAGCCGATGTTCTCGGTCGAGTATGAATTCTTCTTCTTTCAGGAAACGCCGCACTCTCTCCATGAAAAACAATTTCATAATCTGATCCCGCTTAGCCCCGGCATGTTCGGTTATTCACATTTGCGCAGCTCGATGCACGCGGAATTGACGCATCACATCATCGACGGCTTGCAGGCGTTTGATATTGAATTGGAAGGCTTTCACACCGAAACCGGCCCGGGCGTCTACGAAGCGGCGATTAGGTATGACTCTGCCGTGCGCGCGGCAGACAAGGCAGCGTTATTCAAAACCGCAATCAAAGAAATTGCGCATCGCCATGACTTGGTTGCGACCTTCATGGCCAAGCCGAATCAGGCGCTGCCCGGCTGCAGCGGGCATACGCACCAAAGCCTGTGGGCGCACGATCACAAAAAGAATCTTTTTTATGACGAAACGGATGCCAGCGCGATGTCGCCACTGATGAAACAATATCTCGCCGGCCAACTTGCGCTAATGCCGGAATTGTGCGCGTTCGTCGCGCCAACCGTGAATTCCTACAAACGCATGGTGCCCAACACCTGGGCGCCAACCTCGGCTTCGTGGGGCAGAGAGAATCGTACAACCAGTATTCGCGTGATTGCCGGGGATCCCAAAACCACCCGCATCGAATTTCGACTTGCGGGTGCGGACATGAATCCCTATCTCGGTATGGCAACAAGTTTAGCGAGCGGCTTGTACGGCATCGCCAACAAGCTCGAATTGCCGGAGGCCTGGCAACAAAACGCTTACACGGCGCCAGAAGGCACTTTTGCCGCGCTGCCGCGCTCGCTGGAAGAAGCGACGGCGCGTTTGCGCCAAAGCAAGATCGCGCCGCAAATTCTCGGCGCGGAGTTTGTGGAGCATTTCATTTTGACTCGCGATTGGGAAGTGCGGCAGTATCAGCAGGCGGTGACGGATTGGGAATTGAAGAGGTATTTTGAGATTATTTAA